The region AAGCGCGCCAGCCGGTCTCCGGCGAAGTTCCGGCCGTCACGACGGGTTGGGCGACCCGGTCGTCGGGGCGGCGGTGCTGTCCCGCACGACCAGTTCCGTGGCGAGTTCGACGCGTGGCGAGTCGATGCCCTCGCCCTGGGACAGGCGCAGCACGGTCCGTGCCGCCAACCGTCCCATCTCGACCAACGGCTGGCGCACGGTGGTCAGCGGCGGGGACGCCCACCGGGCCTCGGGCAGGTCGTCGAAGCCGACGACGCTGACGTCGTCCGGGACTCGCAGCCCGCGGCGTCGAATGGCCTCGTACACGCCGAAGGCCATCTGGTCGCTGGCGGCGAAGATGGCGGTCGGCGGGTCGGCGAGGTCGAGCAGCGCCGTCCCGCCGGAGAACCCGGAGGCGTGGTAGAAGTCGCCCGGGTAGATCAGCGCCTCGTCCATCGGCACCCCGGCGGCCTCCAACCCGGCCCGGTGACCGTCGAGTCGTGCGCGGCTGCACAGCAGGTGCGACGGGCCGGCCACGAAGCCGATGCGGCGGTGCCCGATCGACAGTAGATGTTCGGTCGCGGCGAGCCCACCGGCCCAGTTGGTCGCCCCGATGGTCGGCACGTCCATGGCCGGAACGCCGGCCGGATCGACGACCACCACCGGCACGTTGAGGCGGCGGAGCTGCGCGTGCAGCGGCGGGCTCAGGTGCGAGGTCACGAAGATGACACCGTCGGTGGCCCGGGCGCGCAGATTCTGCAGCCACTGCCGCGCCGCGGTGGGCTGCCGGTGGATCGCGGAGACCACGGTGCCGAGGCCCGCGCCGTGCCCGACGTCCTCCACGCCACGGATGATTTCCACTGCCCAGGGGCTGTCCAGGTCGTTGAAGACCAGGTCGACCAGGCCGGCCCGGCGAACACTGCGGCTGGTGCGACGGCGGTAGCCGTGGTGGCGCAGCAACTCCTCGACCCGCTCCCGGGTGCCGGGGGCCACATCGGAGCGACCGTTGAGCACTCGTGACACGGTCGGCACCGAGACCCCGGCCTCCCGTGCGATCGCGGTGATGGTCACCCTGCGTCCGTCGTCCGCGCCCACCCGCGTCTCCTTCACCGAGCCGGAGGAACGAGCACCAGGTGCCGTCCGCCGTGTGTCCCGGAACGGCGTGCCCGCTCCACGCGTCATCTTGCCTCACCGGTAGGGGTTGACGACACGCCAGGTCGACCGAAGCTTCGCTGGAGTTGCGGAAAAGTTCCGGACTTCTTCCGGCCACTTTCGCAGCACCGGCTCGCCTCAGTGCTGACACACCGGCCGGTTCGTGACCCAGTGCTGGTTGACCAGGTTGACGACTGGTGGCGGGTTGGGAATGCCGCCCTCGGCGGCGATGGGTTTGGCGTTGAAGATCTTCAGGAAGAAGTTGATCACCTTGGCGACCAGGGCCGGGATGGTGTAGCCGACGCCGTATCTCGCGTTGATGGTGAGGTCGGCGCGGTTGCAGCCCTCCCGGTAGGCGAGTCCCTGTAGACCGCCGAAGCCGATGCTCGATCCGCGCGTGATACCCACCGTGGTGGTGAGCCCGGCGTACAGGCCGGCGGTGAACACGACGGCGCCGATACCGACGAAGAACTTCACGTCGTAGTCGATGAGCAGGGCGTTCGCTCCCACTGAGGTGCCGTCGACGGAGTCCACGAGGCTGCTCTTCACCTGCAGTCCGCCCGGCCAGCGTGGGCCGAACCTGCCGTTGGCGTAGCCGAAGCCCATGGTGCCGCCGAGCGAGTACTCGCCGGTGGCCCTGATCGTCGTGTGCCCGGCGCTGAAGCCGGTGCGGATGCCGATCGACTGCCGGACGGTCGCCGAGAGCGGGATGCCCAGGACGGATTCGATGGGCACGCTGAAGGTGACCGGGACGAAGGCGACGGGGTGGACGTTCTGGCCGGTTGTCGTGGTGGCGTCGACCTGGATCCGGACTCCGGCGGCGCCGTGGATCCGCAACTCGGCCACGGTGATCGTGGACCCGTCGATCACCAGGTGGAACTTCGCCGAGGGCTGCTCCATCACGAAGGCGATGGTGCCGGAGAGGTCGAGCCCGCTGTCACGGTAGGAGAAGCGGGCGCCGACACCGTCGGTGCAGCAGAAACCCGTGGCTTCCAGCTCGCCTGGCCGGGCCGCACCCGTGGTCAGCGGCGCGGCGGCGGTGACCGGCCGGCTACCGGCCAGCGTCAGCGCGTTGGTTGTCGTGGCCGGCGCGCGGTCCAGGGTCGTGGTCGCGGCCGGTTCGGATCGCGGCGGTTCGGTGTCCGGGTGGGACCAGAATGGGTCGTCGAACTGGTAGGCGGTCGCGTCGGCGAGCGAGACGGGCTGTTCGGAGGTGAACTCGCCGTCCTGGATCACGTCGGTGATGTCGACCGGGCCGATGGCGACCGCGAGGTCCTGGCCGTCACGTCGGGCGTCGATCACCCGCCCGACCCCACGTCCGGTGACGAACATGACCTTGCCGGGGGCC is a window of Micromonospora sp. WMMD961 DNA encoding:
- a CDS encoding LacI family DNA-binding transcriptional regulator; amino-acid sequence: MGADDGRRVTITAIAREAGVSVPTVSRVLNGRSDVAPGTRERVEELLRHHGYRRRTSRSVRRAGLVDLVFNDLDSPWAVEIIRGVEDVGHGAGLGTVVSAIHRQPTAARQWLQNLRARATDGVIFVTSHLSPPLHAQLRRLNVPVVVVDPAGVPAMDVPTIGATNWAGGLAATEHLLSIGHRRIGFVAGPSHLLCSRARLDGHRAGLEAAGVPMDEALIYPGDFYHASGFSGGTALLDLADPPTAIFAASDQMAFGVYEAIRRRGLRVPDDVSVVGFDDLPEARWASPPLTTVRQPLVEMGRLAARTVLRLSQGEGIDSPRVELATELVVRDSTAAPTTGSPNPS